The Acetivibrio saccincola genome window below encodes:
- a CDS encoding AAC(3) family N-acetyltransferase has product MRILSDYIPYEKVVDYLDINEGDILLVGSDITLLGLNAYYNGEQFEPNKFIDSIIRKIGQKGTLLFPTYNWGFCKGETFDYKNTVSRTGSLSNAALKRKDFVRTKHPIYSFAVWGRDSDKLYHMNNISSFGKDSPFAYMKENGAKMLIIGVSYQNSFTFMHHVEEMEKAPYRYLKSFTSKYIDEKGEESIRTYSMYVRNLELGVETKFDLENEMKESGAAKHYTINNVEIINVDLKKAYEVIKDDIINNEGKKLHKRERAADVK; this is encoded by the coding sequence GTGAGAATATTGTCTGACTATATTCCTTACGAAAAAGTAGTTGATTATTTAGACATTAATGAAGGAGATATCCTTCTGGTTGGTTCTGACATAACCCTTTTGGGATTAAATGCTTATTATAATGGTGAACAATTTGAGCCAAACAAGTTTATAGACAGTATAATCAGGAAAATAGGTCAAAAAGGAACGTTACTGTTTCCAACTTATAACTGGGGATTTTGCAAAGGAGAAACTTTTGATTATAAAAACACCGTTTCTCGGACGGGCTCATTGAGCAATGCAGCTCTAAAGAGAAAAGATTTTGTACGAACAAAACATCCCATATATTCTTTTGCGGTATGGGGACGAGACAGTGATAAGCTGTATCACATGAATAATATCAGTTCTTTTGGGAAGGATTCTCCCTTTGCGTATATGAAGGAAAATGGTGCTAAAATGCTTATTATTGGGGTGTCATATCAAAACTCATTCACTTTTATGCATCATGTAGAGGAAATGGAAAAAGCACCGTATAGGTATTTAAAAAGTTTTACAAGTAAGTATATCGATGAAAAAGGAGAAGAGAGCATTAGAACTTATTCCATGTATGTGAGAAATCTTGAACTGGGAGTTGAAACTAAATTTGATTTGGAAAACGAAATGAAAGAAAGTGGTGCAGCAAAGCATTACACGATAAACAACGTAGAGATTATTAATGTGGATCTTAAAAAGGCTTATGAGGTAATAAAAGATGACATTATAAATAATGAAGGCAAGAAGTTGCACAAACGGGAAAGGGCGGCTGATGTTAAATGA